ccttgctgcaaagccttatttatagggctaggaaaggttttgaacttagttgaaaccaaaaggtttttttgtaccagaaattctatacatgaaacacttaaaggatatgtgtgtgtagcttggacaaggtaggacggctagtgacaagctaggacggctaggagacaagctaggacggctaggagacaagctaggacggctagtgacaagctaggacggctagtgacaagctaggacggctaggagacaaggtaggacggctagtgacaagctaggatggctaggagacaaggtaggacggctagtgacaagctaggacggctaggagacaaggtaggacggctagtgacaagctaggacggctaggagacaagctaggacggctaggagacaagctaggacggctagtgacaagctaggacggcttgttcttccaatacagaaattaggcaccatgtgtgaatagataaagccttctagaaataaggtttttaggcccccttgcagctccctaactgaattcaagccttcaaattcgtccatcctcatgcctccatgcttgcactatccaatcttggcccaaaaatgctctagaatgctccaaattgcttctttttgcatactttgacactaaaacctgaaattgcacgaaaatgactttaaacactaaactaactaaggaaaaacaacataaatgcatgagaacaagccaattaagtcacataaaaatgctcctatcagccaTCCATATTCATTATGTTattaaaaatgtttaaaaattattaaaaatgcaaaaaaaaataaaaaataaaactaagagAATATGAATCGTGGCTTGACCATGACGGAATTGTAATATAAAATGCAACAGGCAGCTTGACGAGATTGTTTAATTTAAACATAatacgaatttttttcttctaataaacataatttcaaaaTGTAATAGTCAGGGCAATTCATGTAAGGGTGAAAATAAACTCAGGCAATTAATGTTCACTAAGGCAATAATTACCAATTAGGCAATAGTCCGGGCTATTATCACCCTAaagggtggagttgctcttgaGGTAGGTATAGATGAAGAGAGTGGAGGCAATGCATAATGCATTACACTCCTCTTTTTTCTTAACAAAACTAAACTAATTACTATTTCGCAAATGAGAGTTCACCCGGACCCATTTATATCCCTCATATAATAATAGGTTTATTAGTTGATTTGGCCCTAAAACTACTATTTATCTCATTTTATCTCCAGAAATCAATTTTGTCTCACTTAGTCTTAGTTTTGTCCATTTTGGTCTATTCCGTTAAATAGATGTTAAATTAAAGGGTATTATGGACATTTCATTTTGACACGAGCAAAGATAAGATAAGCGAAAGAGACAGAAAGGCATTTAAGCTTGCGAATCCAATCCTTGAGCTCAGTTGACGGTTAACCTTCTTGGCGACATTGACATTCATCGTAAACTTAGAGAAGAGCAACTGATTTATTGCAAGATTTGGTGGCACTTTTGCATTACATACTTTTGCCCAAATAGTGGTACCATCAGAGTTCGAGAAAGATGCCCCCCGATTTGTGGGTTGTAACCAATTCCTTACCGCATGGTATGTTGACTGGACCGTAAATTTTCCGTGCCTCTCATGGTGCCAAATCAAATAATCTGGTGGATCACGAACACTTAACGGAATTGCGTAGATCAAGTTAACCTCCTCTGCCAAAAATAAAGTTTGCAGCACATCAATCTTCCAGCATTTTGTAACAGAGTCAATTAACTTATTCACCGTTGTCAGCGTGCATCCCACCGGCTTGAGAGAGTACGGGCGAAACCGAGATGGGATGGGGATCCAAGGGTCATCCCAGATACGAATGGATCGTCCAATACCCACCTGCCATCTTTAGACCCAAACTCAGGACCTTTCATGCGGTACAAATTCTTTTCCAAACATACGATGCTCTAGATTTCAGCGGGGCTTCCATAAATGAGTTATTTGGAAAATATTTTGCCTTCAGAACTGTTGCAACCAAAGAGTGAGGATCATATAGCAATCTCCAGTCCTGCTTTGCCAACATTCCCAAGTTGAATGCATATAAAAGCTGAAACCTAAGTCCCCCTCACTCTTTGGACTACAAAGATGTTCCCAAGAGCACCAATGTGATTTTTTCTCTCCCTCATCACCACTCCACCAATAGGATGCAATCAGCTTGTTTAGGTCATCGCAAAATAGTTTGGGAAGAAGAAAGCAACTCATTGAGTAGTTAGGAATTGCTTGCGCCACTGCCTTAACCAGCACCTTTTTTCCCGCTGTGCTTAACATTTTACCCTTCCAAGTTTTTAGTCTCTTCCATAGACGATCCTTAAGATAACCAAAGCAGAAGCTCCTGTTCCTCCCAACAAGTGTTGGCATGCCAAGGTATTTCTCATGTCGATCCACGTGATTCACCCCAAGGATCTCGACGAGCTTGAGCTGCACAGGACGCTTGACGTTTATGCTGAAACATGTCTCACTTTTTTCAAGATTCACCCTCTGGCCCGAAGCATGCTCATAAACCATTAGAGCATCCCGTATTTGCTTGCAATCCGACTCCGTTGCCCGACCTGCAATAAGGCTAAGGCTACGTACATGAATTGGACAAAAAATTAcaaccagaaaaagaaaagaagaaggagaggaagacgaagaagagAATGAACATTAGAAGGGACGAGTACGTACATAGGCATTGCCAATGAAGTCCCATCTGGGCCCCTGTCGCTACACATGACGCCCATGACTTGTTAGTTGTTGGCTTCTTAGATACCAACTAGTTTATGCAGTGACAATTGATCGATGCAAACTTAGTTGGGCTCTTGAAGAAATCTGATTGAGCAGAGAGCTCCAATTGCAATCCGCCCCCGGCCTCAGTCTCCGATCCATCATCTTGATCAAGATCTCGAGGTCGCCGCACACTCTTCCTCAATCTTTGTCCTTTGGAAAGTCTAGGAGTAGTAACTTTTTCTTAAACCAAAAACAATTTAATGACAAAAgcttcactttaatgaaaaacataaaaatttaatataataaagataaaaacaaaagagaagccTAAAATAAGGGGCCTATGAGCTGGAAGCAAGGGTCGCGTGCAATATctcataaaactaaaattacaTAGCAGGAATATCCCATCAATTTATGCTTTATTTCTGTGAACCAATTGTCTTAGACTGCAACAATATCCATCaacaacttgaaaaaaaatgaaccgaAAATGCATTGATATcgtattaaaattttgatactttgtgaTTCGTCAAGTTAAAAAATAGAAGTTCAAATAGGTAAATTTTTTCAACAAGTGAGACAAAATTATCAATCGTAAACACATGTCCTTATTTCTAGAATTGAACACTGCCACTAATTCTAAAATTGAACATTGCTACTATTTCTAGAAGTGAACACTGTCACCATCACTATTTCTCCATGCTAATGAAAAATaacctatatatatttatatatcaatATTAGATATACAGAGGACTCTTAATACAATGAAAGAAACTCATGGGAGAGCTAACAAGTGCAATGCTCCTCTTCTGATTTGATTTTCGGGTTTAATGATTACACAGTACGTATGAAAGTACTCACCAAAAGTGCTGAGAGTTAATTAGCTTCCTAAACTGTAAGTGACCCTTTATCACAATGGTAAAAAGAAATGTTGTCCTTGCATCATGGCGTGGGTTCGAACCTTATTGGCTCCTTAatataacatctaatctaacagatctattatttgacaaaaaaaaaaaaaaaattctaacaaatctatcgtttgaccaaaaaatttAGCTTCTTGAACTTAGTCTTTGAAAATTTTGTCCTTTTGTTCCTTTTGTTTCAATGTGTAGGATAGCTCAGTGAGCTCATATGCAAGTGTACCTCTTAGATTCATTCCTAACTAGACTTACATGTCGTTGGATTTCCACATGTCACAATCTCATGGTATCTTGGTTTAGGTTTGAATTTGTACAAGACATTTGCTTATACCAAAGAACGTAGCCGTTTGTTTTCATCATCTTTAGACAGAAATGGAATAGTGAATGCTTCCTTTCATCTTCTCCACTGTTTATAGTTTTCAAACATATACTAACATGAAGCTCAGGTTCTTTCACCGAGTACTGAATCAACGGTCTTGTTTTAATGTGTAACTTAAATTACAGTTTTGGTgtgcattaaaaaaaatgggCCGTAACACAAAATGGGAGAAGGCCCAAATGGGAAGAATaataggaaaattaataaaaaaaatttgaaaactttaagttttaatgataaggataaaataaaagataaattaaataataccagaattaactttttaatgtaaaaatgtaatttttttgttaaattaatagtaacagaagtttttcgttaaacttGTTAGGGAGTGATGTTGGTGAAGGAGGAAATGACAGCGAGGACGGAGAGCGGTTGTATACAAGAGAAGGGAAGGGAAGACGTTCTCGCTTTTGATTTGGTTTGACCTCTCTCTCCCCTGTTTTGTTTCGGTGGTTTTCTTTTCTACCCCCACTCCTACTCCCTTTCCCTTGTGGATTCCGTTCCGTGtacaaattacaattaaaattgtCAATAAATTAAACAACAGACAGACAGACAAACCTTAGTTTTGGAATTAGAATTTAATTTGCGATCATTGGATTCGATCAAACTTGTTGTTTGTTGGTGTTTTGTTGATAAGACAGACAGAGAATGTCTTACGCGTATTTGTTCAAGTACATTATCATCGGCGATACTGGTACTCCTtcaattattcttttatttatttgatttgatttgtgcATTAAtcgaatttaatttaattattcttcTGTCCTTGTCCTCGTTTTGATGAATTGCGATTTGATTTGTGTTGTGTTGCAGGAGTTGGAAAATcatgtcttcttcttcagttCACCGACAAGAGGTTTCAGCCAGTGCACGATTTAACTATTGGCGTTGAGTTTGGAGCCAGGATGATCACCATCGACAACAAACCTATCAAGCTCCAAATCTGGGACacggtttctttctttcttacaaattcattcattctttcattttaattaattttttttatggaattGACATAATAATTCAATGCAATTGTTAAGCTTTTCGACTTACGATTTTCCGCGCATGCGAATAAATTTacattatatttatataattttaggCTGGCCAAGAGTCTTTCAGATCCATAACACGGTCCTACTATAGAGGGGCAGCTGGTGCCTTGCTTGTCTATGACATCACCAGGTATTCTTTCAATTCTAACCTCATCCTCAAcataataattttggattcttTGTTGCACTATCGCCATGCGGCATCTCTTACTTTGGACGACGGACTATGAACTATGGACTATGGACACCACTTTgtcatattcaatttttctttgtggTTTTTCGAGTAAGATATAACCCCGTCTGCTTTGATTCCCTATAAGTTTCTCAGAGTGTATTGTTCActgtaaataaattgttttcGGAGAAGGTATTTCCATCACAATTCACATGGAAAATCACTCCTCATACTTCTATTATCCAGTTAGGTTAGGCTTAAAAATTCTCTTGCTGTGTTTTGCCTATTGCATTAGACAAGTAAAAGCTCAGGCGAGATCCCAGTAATCTACTGGATTCATATGCTAGTGTGGATGAAGAGCATTAAGCACCTTACTATGCCATGTTAAGGCACTGGCGATGACGATAATTCCTTCCCTTACTCTTAGGAGGGAAACTTTTAATCACTTGGCTAGCTGGTTGGAGGACGCGAGGCAACACGCAAATGCAAACATGACAATTATGCTCATTGGTAATAAGTGCGATCTAGCTCACAGACGGGCTGTGAGCACAGAGGAAGGGGAGCAGTTTGCAAAGGAGCACGGCTTGATCTTCATGGAGGCGTCTGCTAAAACTGCTCAGAATGTTGAGGAGGTGACAAAATATTATCTTTTTGATGGCCATTGTTTTTTAAGAAAACTGATATCttcatcatgtttttttttttacctttcctTTATTAATAATAGTTGCATTTTCCAATCCATTCAGGCATTTATAAAAACTGCTGCAACCATATACAAAAAGATTCAAGATGGAGTGTTTGATGTATCAAATGAGGTTAGCTTTCTCTCTTTATGAATCATTCCTTACATGTCCTCCTTATCTATTACTtgatatttattaaaatatgtaGAAAATTTCTGCGGTATAGTTATGTTCTCATTAGTGCTTTCTGTTTGGTAGGGAGGataaaagtgtgtttttgataTTGCAGAGTACTTTGTGAATGCCAAGTAATGATTGACTATATGGTTTCATGGAGCCACTATATGAATGCATTTTATATTGGTGGGTTGCATAATAATTTTCTTCTGTGATTGCAAATTACGGTTGCTTAAATTTATAGTAACCTGAAAATGTAATGGGTAAGCTCACATTTGCAATATATAAAGACGAGGCTGGGTCTTGCCTAATGCTCATTGAATTGACTCtctgaaaaaataaaacgatATCGCAATAAAATACGAAATGAACAAAAAGCCTTCTTGTGGATGCTCAGAGACAAATTGAACAGTTTGTTATGTTGAATGAAAGAGAGCTGTGTATGAGCTTATTCCCGATTCTTGGTCTTGTTTGCAGTCTTATGGCATAAAAGTTGGATATGGTGGAATTCCAGGACCATCAGGAGGCAGAGATGGCGCTTCCTCTCAAGCTGGAGGCTGTTGTAGTTGAAAGTTTGATCTCATGTGCCATGTTGAAAGCGGTTTATCTGGCGTTTGTTTACAttctcagtttttatttttatttttaagtttttgtggTTAAATATGAAGGTTATGGATCCCTTCTTTATATAAACGAAATTGAAATACGTGTATAATTCTTGGTCATGTTCTAATTTGATTGTAAATTAGTCATTTAAAGTTAGGTGAGTTGAATGAAAGTGCAGATTCTGAGTAGACAGGGACTCATTGTTATTTATTGGTGTTCATATTGGCGTTTCTATACGTTCCTTGCTGAAAACCGATGGTGGCTACCTTCGATTTGAAATTTCCCAGTAGATTTACATGATTGTCTTTCAAAATAACTGAGTCCTGGAGTCGGTACCTAGTACCTAATTACCTGTAGTCTATACAGAGGACATTTGAGTCTTAGGAAAACTTTGAATAACATACAATTATCAATGTATGCACGGTCGTGAGCTTCTCCCATAGTTTCTGTCCCTTCATTATTCCATGTGAGTAGTTGTATGTAGACATTACCACTCACACAAAAGTCCTTTTTGTGTAAGTGCTTTTGCATATGGAAGCGTTTCTCGTCTGCCAGGGAAAATCCAAGCCTGATGGTTGCGCTAAAATCACAACTATACTATTCGTACTTGTTCATACAGTATTTCTTC
This genomic stretch from Pyrus communis chromosome 2, drPyrComm1.1, whole genome shotgun sequence harbors:
- the LOC137725987 gene encoding ras-related protein RABB1c, which translates into the protein MSYAYLFKYIIIGDTGVGKSCLLLQFTDKRFQPVHDLTIGVEFGARMITIDNKPIKLQIWDTAGQESFRSITRSYYRGAAGALLVYDITRRETFNHLASWLEDARQHANANMTIMLIGNKCDLAHRRAVSTEEGEQFAKEHGLIFMEASAKTAQNVEEAFIKTAATIYKKIQDGVFDVSNESYGIKVGYGGIPGPSGGRDGASSQAGGCCS